The Arachis ipaensis cultivar K30076 chromosome B10, Araip1.1, whole genome shotgun sequence DNA window GGACACAGAACAGCATAGTGAGTTCAAATTCATAATGATTAATGAGGTCTGATAAATAAATGTCCTACTCCCTCCGCAAGTGAATTATGGTTAATATTAATAAACATGGCATAGAGAGTTCAGAATAATTAAAGAAAGGGAACCGAGGAGTTTTCACGGTTCTTCCGGATTTTAAGCATTTGTTTAAAGATAGGTTTGGAgcaatgattgagttgtctttgtGTGCATAAAAATAATTAGCTTCTACATTTTCCTTTAATGTTGAGTGTTTCTTGTTTTAGAGGTTCTTGGTTGCCTGAAACTTGAATTTAAGTAAATGGTGGAAATGTGTAAAGTAAAgtggattttttttcttcttttcattctATTCCTCTAATACTTGAAATCTTAGTTCATAATCATTAGCAACTGCTCCATTGTAGATTGATTTTGCCTTTGATGATGCTGATGCTATAGAAGAAGGGACACTTGTTGCTATCATTGGGCGCCGTCGTCACAAGTAGTGCCGCCTTCCTCACGGTATCCTTCCCTCTCAcctaatattattattatcaagaTCGGTACATGGATGGATAGACGATAAGCATAATTCCTTTGTATTTTGGGGGTACATGGATCAGATATTTTTCCATCTACACATTCAACTTATCATTCGCAGGTCTGCAAACTCTCTAAATTGCTGTTGTAATGAATAAGCCTCGTTCTTTCTGCAGTTTGCTTGACTTTAATATTCATTCTGAAGCAAGATTTTAGACATCCTAACCACTTCTGGATTTGTTCAAGGCAAGTGGACCTCCTGGGATTGGATTAAGGCCATTAAATTCTCCAAATACAGTCTCTAGTATGGGTCAGTATGGCCAGATCCTCCAGCAGTATCAACAGCACCAGAAGTAGTCGCAGTTCCACCTTCAAATGTCAGCCGTAAATCAGTCGTTTCGGGATCAGGGCATGAAAGCTATGCAAACTGCACAATCCACACCAGATCCATTTGGTTTGCTTGGCTTGTTAAGTGTGATCAGGATGAGTGATCCAGACTTGACATCTCTTGCACTTGGATTGATCTTACTACACTTGGATTAAATTTGAATTCATCTGAAAATCTACACAAGACGTTTGGGTGTCCATGGTCCGATGAACCTGCAAAGGGTGATCCAGAGTTTAATGTGCCACAATGTTATTACGCAAAGCAGCCCCCTGCTTTACATGCGAGGTTTTTTAATTATGCCATAGAATCGATTTCTTTATTTGCAAATCCTTCATTAGGCTTACTGCTTGTTGCATGATGCAGCAAGGTTACCTTTCAAAGTTTTCGGTGGAAACATTGTTTTACATATTCTACAGGTTTGCAATTACCTCTTACTTGATTTCTAATTGGCTTGCTTAGTATTATAATTAACCAGTTTTTTTTCTTGGTTGCAGCATGCCCAAAGACGAAGCACAATTATATGCTTCAAATTAAATGAGCTGTATGCACATACCCTCCAATTCatcctttttttgttatttatattttatttttctgtggtTAGGGCTTATTTCCAAATTATGTTGGGATTGTTACAATTTGGGAGCAATTAATGGTTAAATCAGTCAATACTTGGTAACCTTTATTTGTTTATCAGTCACGGATTTTAAGTATTCCTCCTGCAAAACTTGGCAGGAACTCCTGAATTAAAATCTAAATTGTTTTCCTCTGACTAATAATTTCTAACAAGGTAGGTGATTGTTGCTTTCGGGCACAATAGAGGATGGTATTATCACAAAGACAATCGTTTCTGGTTTATAAGAGTTTCCAACATGGAGCCGCTTGTTAGAACGAACACATACGAGAGAGGATCTTATCACTGTTTCGATCCAAACACATTTGAAACTGTTCACAAGGTTAGCTTTATACATAATAGTATTCGTAGTGTTCTTAAAATGATATCTCGTGGTCCAACGTTTATTGTTTTCCTTTTATCCCTGATCCTATTTTAGGCCTCTAATGAAAAAAAATCCTTGCAGGATAACTTTGTTTTACATTATGAAATGTTGGAAAAGAGACCGCCTCTACCACAGCATCGAGTAGGAATCAGAACCTTTATTGTAGAGTTTCAACTGTAAATTTTCATTCTGGATTTTAATTCCTCAGAATGTCATTAGCATAAGTATTCCTTTAGTTTGGGCTTTCTCGTACTATATGTTGCTTGAGTGATCCAAGCATTTCTTCTTTAACTGCTCTAATTTGAACAAAAGAATTATGATACGTAGGTATTTCGATAACCTAGTTATCTGATGGATTTTGTCTGCCCCCTAGCTCCAATGCACACAAAAGAAAAGCACCTTTGTCAATATTTGATATGGTTCCTAGGAATTATGCGTCAGAGTTAACACCTAGCTGAATAATGATTTAATTAATGTTAACCTGATATCTGAATCTGACAGACCAAAAACTAATTTGTTACAAATCAAGGTTTCATTTAAGAGTTTGTTTTTGGCTAATGACTTGTATGCACAAGGCAGGAGTTGATTATAGGATTGTTTAATTTTCCAAAGTTACACTCCCATTGCATGACATCATTTTGCCCTTTCCCCTGTTCCATTGTAGTTGGGTCAGACCAGTAAAAGTATATTTATTTCATTTCGGATTATTTAGTTCTTTCGGCTTTCATATTAAAACAATTAGAATGTTGCTTGATATTTTAAGTGATCTAATCCATAATTATCTTGGTATTTTAAcaaatggttatgaaaaattgTCTTTAGGTTCTAAATTCTTTGGTAGCATCATTGAGGCTCTGGCTCAGAATACTTGTTCAGCATAATATGAGTATTATACTTTAGTCTTTACTCTTTAGGCacacttttaaatattattgactaattattggATAAAAACAATAAATCGTGTTGATCCCGTCACGTTGCTCCAAACATTTTtcacttatttttctttcattagaattagaatttataattttcaAATCAACATAATGTTGGCCAAGTTCAGCACCACTAATATCTATGACAACCAAGTCTTAAAACAAGTCTTTTCAATAAATAACCAGAAAACATTCCTGTTCCTAGTGCTTTACACttaattaaattgatgaaattaaaTACCAAAGCACGTAAAAAAAAAGACATTATCATCACAACAAAATGTCGGACACCAAACCTCAATCCGAGGAGGTGGAATGCATAGACCAATAGTTTAATACATTCAAAAAAGTTGAATCAACATTTGGAAAGTTTAGCATCCCTGGTCAAGAGTACCGAAGAATTTCGAAGCTAAGACAATTCATCTGCAAGAAAGAAACCAGGCAACATCTAACTCAGTTTAAGGAAAACACACACAGGATTAAATAAAACTAATGCAGATGCCTATAATTTCTATATCTATTTAGTTGGAACCTAACACAATGGACATATTGAATTCCATCTTGCCTCAGAGAAACACAATGTTCAAAACATACATCACGAGAGAGGCAGTGGCTTGATGAGTGTCAATGGCTCAAGCCATTTTACTTGTGGAATACCCTTCTAAAGCTTTTAAATGTTATAGAATTAACTACTATATTAAACATGATTCCACATAAAAATGTGACTATATTTGTAGAACTCCAAAGTGTGAAACAACTTGTCAGTTGCCACCATTCAAAAT harbors:
- the LOC107622870 gene encoding probable NOT transcription complex subunit VIP2 — encoded protein: MNLQRVIQSLMCHNVITQSSPLLYMRARLPFKVFGGNIVLHILQHAQRRSTIICFKLNELHNRGWYYHKDNRFWFIRVSNMEPLVRTNTYERGSYHCFDPNTFETVHKDNFVLHYEMLEKRPPLPQHRVGIRTFIVEFQL